Within Haematobia irritans isolate KBUSLIRL chromosome 2, ASM5000362v1, whole genome shotgun sequence, the genomic segment aaaagccattttattttttgtgaaacgccaagcgcaaccagcttgttatattttatttaaataaaaacgaaaataaagttctgaaaacatagattttacgcttaaaattgtgaaaggtatattggtgaacaatttttgattttccaaatggaataaagtgattgtttttcaaatattttacagacacgctgcctccatcgaataaaaacactggctgatagacgctgtaacatgtaactcgctacttgtaactctacatcatcattaatgcaaaaaattatgttaaatgtgatgtgatagtggtataaatgttatatttttaagaatttgtaaatgattaatcaaattaataaatatctaaacaaacgtgttttactcgaccacaatgattcttttaccactatcttaaaatgtgctttttctgattgtttggagggtctcttattggcgtcgttctaaattgatctataaaggcacctaataattgcactcatgcgaaacctttttgtagtaacttggcgtggtacaacttctcaatagtgacggcgcttttccgacgagtttttgatatcgtatatgattgttttcgacgtactggggattctcagaagcgcccccaaattcaaaaaatgttggcagggtatagaCATCTTGTTAATTCAGATAATCTTTGGATATAGCATACAAGTGTTTTCCAAAACGGTATTCAATAATATCGAAGATGCTCTCTAAGAATATATTTCTACCAAAGGACGGCACTAGGGTCAGTTTTCGTTTATTTtgcacatttattttaatttttaataattcgaAGACAAATACGACGGCATTAAAATGTGCCGCCCATACAATTATACAAAGTAACGgcgtttgaaaaatgttctcggCATTGACTCTTTAATCATATGTTGAACTGATTTCAAAGTGTAAACATTCAATTTGTATGGGAGAAAAGGCGCGAAAGCAAGATCATCataaagtgaaaacaaaactttgcTTTTGATACAAACATCATGGATCAATATCCCGATGAAAATGAGGAATTCGAATTGCAATACCAGGATGAGTTGGAGATGATGAATGAGTTTGAAgagcaaagtaagtttttcggtTATTTGTCTCACAGCTTTCACTAACCACTTTTAGTGCATAGATCTCATGCCAGTTATTTCCAACAAAACTCTTGTGAATCCGAAGCCTGCATTGAGCCAAATATCGTTGAATTCGCCCCAATTATCGCAAATCAGTTTCGGAGATGAAACGCAGCTATCCTCGGTTACAAGTGGAGGTGGGCCAGTCAACAGACGTCTATTCGGGACACCGAAACATCCACCTATGCGTGGGGCTTCAACTCCATTCACAACTAAACAAAAGATGGCTCCTATACAAGAGGTGGTGGATTTGAATGAGCCCGATATAGAGGAATTAGACATGAGACCATCGACAGCAAATAGAGCCCTGGAAGAGTTACAAAGAGCTAACAACAAACGTAAACGTTTGGAAAGAGATCTTTTCGGTGATATAGCCGACATATTTGGCGATGAAACATATGAAGATCCAGAAGCGAAAAAGGCTAGAACAGAGGAGGAAAGGGACCTAGacgctattgaaaaaattttggaaactagACGAAAACTGAGGGAGCAAAGTAAAACCGTGCGTCCCGATAGTTTGGCCCGATTAGAAGCTCTGCACGCATTCAAAATGCGTAATTTGTCCTATACTATACCCCAATGGCCGTTCCTTCCTTTGTGGCGTAGTGATCAAGAGCGAGTCTATGTACGTTTCCATTCGGAAGAATATGAAACAAAGGCCATCAATGAAATAAAAGCTGCTGGTAGTTTGGAAAGTTTACTCGGTGACCATCGTGAGAAAATTTGGGAGGAAGCTAATGAATTGGTCCTTAAGAGATTAACCAACAATAAGGAAGCAACGAGTCAAGAGCATGCCCCCATTATTGTAGAACCTGTGGCGAATTCTGACAGTCGTTTATGGGTGGAAAAATATAAACCTCGAAAATATATAGACCTTCTCTCTGATGAGATGACCAATAGGTCGCTATTGTACTGGTTGAAAATGTGGGACAAAGTGGTCTTTGGCAAGTATGCAATGTCCaaatttaaaacacttcacaattctaattatattcaaaatttgctTAGGGAATTTAAGGCATTGCAGGACAATGCTGCCCACAGCGGAGAGGTGAATACTTTCAACAAAAGGACTGGTAAATTTGAATCGAATGGAGGGTGGCGTTCACGTAAAGCAAAACAATTTCTAAACACAAATGTGGATGAAATGGGTAGGCCAGTGCAAAAAGTTGCCTTGCTGTGTGGTCCACCTGGTTTGGGTAAGACTACATTGGCGCATACAATAGCTCGACATGCTGGCTATAATGTGCGAGAAGTCAACGCTTCTGATGATCGAAGTCCCGAAGCTTTCAAATTGGCCTTGGAAAATGGCACACAAATGTCTTCAGTAATGAACGAAAACAAAAGACCCAATTGTATTATACTGGGTACGAATTAGACTTAGAAAAAAACATGGAATCGAATAAAAATCTGTTTTTCTGTTCTAGATGAAATTGATGGAGCTCCCCGTCAGTCAATTGAATTTCTGGTTAAATTTGTTACAGATAGTGTACCCCTTAAAGCCAAAGGTAAATCTGGTGGAAAAGCGGCTCATAATGTATTGAAACGGCCAATCATTTGCATATGCAATGATGTCTATGATCCTGCCTTAAGGCCTCTGCGTCAAATAGCCTTTGTTGTTACTTTCCCGCCAATTGATTCTGCACGTCTTGCTGAACGTTTGCTACAAGTagcccaaaaagaaaaaatgaaatcgGATTTTGGTTCTCTAATAGCTCTGGCCGAAAAATCAGGAAATGATGTACGTTGCTGTATTTCATCGATGCAATTTTTCAAGTATGTACACAGAAGCTAAATTTTCCACAGACTCTTCTTTGGCCTATCTGCTGCGAGTTTTTAGACTTTAATCTGCACAATCTTCCAAAGAGGACCCCTTTTTTTATAACAgattgctttaaattttaacatttcctaaaatcatttttaattttctttctagcGCCCAGAAAAAAGGTTTGTGCCTTCAAGATGTTCTTAATAACAATTTGGGCCAGAAGGACAGACACCAGGGTCTATTCGAAGTATGGGGTTCCATATTTAGGGTaagttttgtttataaaataaaaatatctctTACTATAAATAGTTCGATATCCAGCGTTGacggaattgtttcaccaaaaaccgctagatttgtccaaaaaactagccaaaaaaagctaaaaaatagctagaaaaaaagctaaatttttttgtaacaaaagtcacatttttgattgaaatttaacaaacttaaagctttatttcacttaaaatgcatattattttaattgtattcatattaattcaatttatgtgagactgtaagaaaatctaagtcatattagctctgtttgcgtactcgatacattttgattactatagcaaatttttactggaagtccttcgtttatatttcctagtaaaaacatgtTTCCCAAtaaacttgcaattgtcagctggttaatcatcagcaagtccaatgtgcgatatattgcagaatgtcacatagaactgcattagaaaatatcaatatatttcgttttaatgataaattcgaaacccattctaactgtcttgcaagtttatattgaataacttttattcgaaaatttcccatacaaacctattgttgtccaattttcgtaaatgtaaagctATTCCATTAATATAAAGCAGATTTGttttcactacgaattttttattgcattttttgatgttaaaaaataataccacattcaaagctttatttccttaattatttctatgttcgcttccaaagattttgtacactaatgattttggtattgattccgagtcaaatttgaatctattcgttttttcagttttttcttcatgagctaacgacaacgtgctaacgacaacttaaatttccaaattcagactcgactttaagtacaaattattctatgtatacgtttttaaaataaaatgttgaaaaacctcttctttttgaacgctattttggtttgtggtcaaaatacaaaaactccacaaattaaaagactatttaattaattttaggattttttttagaattgaccctagccttctttcatgaaaagatacccatttttaagttgaatcacttaactaaaggacgaaacgactttatcgtcttttggacaaggacaaCAGttaatataagagaaattcacaaatgctattataaccaaaattcgcgttcgtattttaaggacatgaaatctttggcctcacgacaatatttttttcagtgtacaaagcaattcacatctactattataatttagtaatatcatactttagaatattataataacataaaaaggataaacgagtcaaatgctaatattcctaataatttactgacagtttatataaggaatttgtatggtaatagtagatttaaagtttactataacttttatgaatacgagggaaaaactttacaacaaggtgtatttgctgcaaaaatgcccgcataatggctggaataattattaatgtttcaattgagctttgaaatatgttgaaaaccttattttggcagCATGGCTTAGATAAGTATgatgttttatccatatttcaataggaacatgcgaaaataaaaaaagccaaaaatagccaaAAGGGACATGAAAAAAAagacagaaaaaaagctaaaagctaaatgcatttttttcccgctaaacgtcttaaaaaaagccaaatctagcgggaaaaaagctaaattggcaacgctgtcgATATCTATCCCCTATGTTCTGGCTTACGAATTGGGAAAACTCtaaatttaagtcaaattaTGAAAAGATTCGTAACAGGATTTGTCAATACAAAATTATACATTTGCGAATTTAATTAGTGTGAATTGAATATTGCTCTCCATAATTGTTGCTgtacataaaagaaatttacacaaagaattttattaaagttgAGCCAACGATTTCTTTtcattgatttaaagaaatatttttattaagacAAGCTTTTTGTTATTGGGtaaattttaatgacatatttacttaatttcatgaattttttgtatgattgtaaaaagtagttaataaataatttaaaattctacATTATGCCAGTTTGCGTGTCCAAATAACAGCCACTTGCTCTAATCCGTTCATGCGTTCTATGCCATCAGGAATTGAAATCTGGgtttgaccgatgtagaccataaGTAAAGTAATACCGGAGGTTATGTCTGCCTGAGGAGGCAATATCAAGAGATCTGCATTTCAAAATCATGTCCCCAACATCTGTGCATATCTCTAAAATTGTGCTTGAAACCTTTACTCTTTTCATAATATCTTCGACGACTACAAATGAAGACaataaatttagattttcaatATGCTTAAAATCAAAATATGTACAATTCTatcacaattttaaatattctcttGGCAGATTCAACGCCCCAAGAAACAACTGACTCAAATGCGAGGTGAAGATGAGGCCCAAGTTACAATGACCGATATGTCAATGAGTACTCGTGTACGACATGTCCTAGATGTGGTACACTCAGGAGGAGATTACGAACGGTAAGTTTAGATTAttccaataataataataatgacagATTGCCACTACCCAGATACACTTCTTTGCTTTTAGCCTAATGCAAggtgtttatgaaaattatttacaacAAAAAATGCCCGATCCAGATCTAAATGGTGTGGTAGaagcaacacaatggttttcttTCTCCGATCAAATTCAAAGGCAAATACACCAACAACAAAATTATACCGTCTACCCCTATCTACAGTATGGCTTTGTGATATGGCATATGTTGTTTGCTTCATTGGCGTGGCCTAAAATAAATTTCCCCAGCAAATCGTTTGAGGTAAGAAGTATGCTGAAAATTCATTTCTAGCTTTGAATGGCATCGTATCATCATTAATGTTTTATAATTCAATTCGTCCCAAATGAATGGAGCACGGAGGAGGGGGTTAGGGGCCTAACCACTGTCTTGGgtttattttgtttacattttctaaATGACATTTTCGCTTTTGAATAGACGATGACTTTTGTATGCATTCCAGTCTAGAAGGCGTGTGCTATTATAGCCTTTGGGCCATACCGTCCTTAGGAAGTGCATAAGTAGATTTTTATATCATCAGTTTAATGAATAAAATGCAATCATGAGATTAAATGTGTAGAAACCTAATGCAAACATAACAGCCACATTAGATGGTTACACGCTTTAGCTATAGAATTTTAGATTCCTAAGCCTTGGTTGTTGGTTGCCTTTTGTTGTGAACACTTAACAAAATGTTgttgattttttcaaattttccattaaaagccTTTTAGATAAGAAAtgccttttttaattgaaacgtttataactttcgtttttgttttctccTTTGGATCTTTTCAACCAATTCCTTAGTTCAATCAAAAGCAAACAACGCAAAAGAATATATTCCAATCTTTGAGGAAATCATTTACATGTGGAGCTATTGGTGTGGGTCAGGGTCATGCTGTATTATTGGAGACAGTGCCATTGTTGAAGAGAGTTTTATCTCCTCAATTAAGATCGGTGGCTGTGCAATTGTTATCCCAGAAGTAAGTGCAAAAAAACTCGTTTACATTTTTGCGTAATTgtttaaaacaaaagaattcCCATTTCAGAGAACAGAATGATTTGAAGCATTGCGTGGAAATAATGGCTGATTTGGGCATTAATTATCATCAAGTGAAATCAGCTGATGGTCCTTACATATATCGAATGGAACCCGACCTGGATGCTTTGGCCCAATTTCCTGGCTTCCAAGGAGTTGCATTGTCATATTTTGGTCGTCAATTAGTTGCCCGAGAAGTCGAATTGGAATGTATACACCGTTCAACGCCCAAGGCTTTGCCTGGCCAAACCGAAAAATCTCAACGTGCAGTCAAGTCACTGCCTCCCACAAAGAATGCAAATGATACTTCACCTACAAATTTGCCCAATCATTTACAGCGTTTAAAGCCAAAACGTATCGAGAAAACATTCAATTCTAAGGCTAACGAAGCTGTAAGtagttcatttcattttatttcctatcTATCGACAATTTCATGCAAAAGTATGTACGTGCCATAGATTATGCTACTTGTTAGTTATTCCTTCCATTGCCAGATACGAAAAAACTGAATAAGAAGATGTAATGCCAACAATTTGCCCTAGCAATGGCTATCTATTTACAGTATTTAGTAGTTATGCACAATGAATGTTATTCACGTTCTATTTTCTTTTGTGGAAACCCACTTTTGCTACGCATGCAAAAaggaattttgaatatttgcgaAAACGTGCTGAGCATTTTCAGTTTACCTTCTTTTTATGTAGAGTTTCTCGATTTGCATAGTTAGTTTGATAGTTTATAGTGGGGTAGGggaaaaataagaaaactttattattgCTTAGATTTAGtcctattcaaaaaaaaatatatatgatataAAATTGCAGTAAATTTATGTTAACCTTCTGttcattttataataataaaacaaaaactcacAAATGTCGCTAACATCATTGAGAATTTATACGTATATGGTGGCTCTCAAAATTTATATCCACGATCTTTTGCATGCAGGGTGGTTCTTATCAGtaggataaaattttagatTATTGATGATAAATGAAGATAATATAGCAATATTTTGGACGAAATTCGGGTGGTGCACATTCATGGATCAGggaaaggagccaccgtggtgcaatggttagcatgcccgccttgcatatacaaggtcgtgggttcgattcctgcttcgaccgaacaccaaaaagtttttcagcggtggattatcccacctcagtaatgctggtgacatttctgagggtttcaaagcctctctaagtggcttcactgcaatgtggaacgccgttcggacttggctataaaaagaaggtcccttgtcattgagcttaacatggaatcgggcagcactcagtgataagagagaagttcaccaatgtggtatcacaatggactgaatagttaagtgagcctaatacatcgggctgccacctaacctaacctatggatcAGGAGAATGGCTGCCACGGTTGGGTGAATCCTATCAAAATTGGTAGATGGGTAGAATTTTTTGGCGTTATGGtagaatttctcaaaatgttctaCACCAACAACGCTGTGTTTCAATTACTCTTCTGTTTGTCGAATTTCATTACGGGAAGTCAGGAAGATATAGTTTATTCCATTTGTATTTATACAGTAATTTCTACAATTTATTCATATCGAATAAAAAGCTTGGTgcagatggatttttttttgtatgcgcTTCAGAATTATCGAAAATCAAAATCATCACTATcctcaaaaatcgaatttttctttagaagtaaatcaACCactgaaattttttcgaaaacctCAAAATTTgactatttgtttttaattttgttaaaaatttgttaattaattttgtacTCGTGTGTGGCATTCGTAGTCACGAGTCATAATAGAAATATATTGTGAATAAGAACAGTGGCGGCGGTTCGAGTGATATATTTTCTCAGTGAGTgacttttttataaattgggGAAAAAATTCTCATAAGATGAGGGTATACTAactctgtcattccgtttgtaacatatcgaagtaTCTGTCTCAGATCCATAatgtatattttgggtcgtggtaaaattacgATTCGATGTCCGCCAAGTCAATAGCTAAACAAGCTATTGAAACTTtgtacaagtagtttttattaaagtaggttggatggtattgcaaatgggccatatcggaccacttttagatatagcccccatataaaccgacccccagatttggaagTTTCGTTCGATTCGTTTGCAATTTGGCTCGCAATATACGCGTATGCCCTATAACGACCGTGCAAAGGGGTACGAGTCGGACCAAAATCATATATTAGAgtgagtgcagcaaatgtggtatacccaTTTGTCTTTCCatagccaaattttttgtttttctccgacaaggctaagattttaccacattcattttactagtgttagccaaccacgcaactatgagcgaaaaataagaaacccataatttcggatatatttgcgaatttatttattattttattaattatttattaagcacgaattcataaaatgtgcaggtaatgtggtacaccataatgtagatttttttgtaaaaagaaaataaatgcaatatatGTATCGCAATTGCATATGCTTATTTAGTTAGTACTCGTTAGTTATCTAcatccgaaaattaataaattgaaaatataccttcacacaaaacgaaatgattaaGAACCACCAAAAAAACATTCGAGCACGGGTAAATGTGAATTCTTTCAACTGGCACAaagaaagagttgcaaaaatcaaactAATCTTCATTCTCTGACAGCCACAATCTATTCAGCATTGCctgtaccacatttgctgcactcatcctatataaatcgatctccagaaTTCCGGATCCTTTAAAaggagcaaatttaattcgATGTGGTTGAAAATTgatacgtgatgtcagtatatgcctTCGGCAAATGttactacaacccaagtaattctatgGTGGATGCAGTCTTTGGAGGAACTTTCTGAGCAATCAAttttggatggtacataagattcggactggCCCAATTTTCGGCCGTATTTTTTCTTACATACACGTAGAAGTTTATGTCGGGGTACACCCTGAAAATCTGAGAAAACACTGCTGGTTGATCATTAGGTGAATATCAAAAGTTGGTTAATTCGTGTcaaaagtcaattagtttgtttgTTTAAGCCATTTTGACTACGTACCTAAAATTGGTTAGTATTGgtattaggtttattttagtttcaatgaTGGTGCAACCTGGATAGAAGCTGTTATTGTGCTTTCCGAGTTTTCCTTTCAAAAATGAAATCAAACCTTAATTCATTTGAATGTAAATATGAAATCCAATAAGAATTCGAATTGAGATTTATATTGGAAAGGTGTATTTCTCCAGAGGAAAAGAAGAAATTGTGGATTTTGTTTGTGTTCATGCTGGAAATACAATTCAAAGTTAAATTGGAAATAAAGTTCCCATTGCCTCTTACAAGCAGCCAAAGGCAGCCACGCTAGCTGATTTTCTAAAAAGTTTaccaacaaaattatttacaattgtTACAATATCTTAAATGCCtgttttgggagaattttttattatacgtACCAATATTTCATTGCAATAACAATCAACGTAGAAAACCATATCATAGGAGGAATCATTATGGAATTATTGTTACTGTTATTACTGTTGCATGATAATGCTATCAGTTCCAATGTAAACCTTCCGTATACACACTGATACTGATGATGAATAAATCTATGTAATATTTTTCAGGTCTCCAAGGATTTCTTTGGTCGCATACAACGTAAAACAGCCGCACAATCATTGGCCGAAGAAAGTGAGTACATACATGTATATTGTTGTGGTCTTTGCTCATTGGTGGATGGCTGCTTAGGCATTGTTTACTTGAGGTCCTTCATCCTCGCATTATGTTTTCTAACAATAGCAGCTCAAGCATTGCATTGTAAACAGTTTTGTGATTATTGTTAATGCAAAAAGTTTTGTTGATTTTGTACAACACAgttgaatttatttgtttgctTCCATCCAAATATCCACTGTCAATGAGAATGTGTTCTGACATTGATTCGGCTGGAGGTGTGGAGTGTTTCATTATACATATTTACTTTTTTGATTGcatgtatttttgtttattaaatacTAATTTTACGcttgaatttttctatattttttttatagctaAATCCGATCCAATTGTCAAGAGTCCCATTTGGTATCGCTACAAGGAGGGTTACAACAATGCCGTACGCAAAGATATTCACATGAATGAATTACTGTagctaatgctggtgatatgattgacttagtttttaaatttaccTTTACTTTCAGCGATTCTCGTAATAAAGTTAtggtctatatatttttttttaatttttcttcttatttatttattcatttatttaatcaaccaacgccctataggacaacatgttgatagaatttagtacaattcaggaaaaattgACTTAAAACTAACTATTAAACCTATACTAGCACAcaatcttttaaaaaaaaattaagtattatATACAAAAGATTGGTACAGCAAGAAAATCGATTGTCAGTATGATGGTCCTAGACTTATCATTCCATGTCtgagaaatatagttttttttttatttcgtccTAATAGAAGGGTCATACATTTGCGGTTTAACCTACTAAGATATATGTAAAAAACGAAATGTTTTAAAGTAAAATATTGCTTCAGATCTATCAGAAAGTAGTCTTTTAAGTATCATAATCCGGTAGAAGTCATATCAAAATATGATCGACTCTCTTCCTTGAGTTTGAAAAGAACACTATACTCCAAAACTCAGATAAAAGGAATTAATCATGAGGCTTCTAGGTGCACAAGGAGTCAAACTGGGAGTCAAACTGTAATGGGACAATCGACCGCATTTACGTGATATAAGTGGCATCAAAACTACTAAGGCCCTGAGAGATCATGTATTTAGACGGCAGTTGGCTTCAATTAACACATACCTGCTCAACCGTAACCTATTACTCTCTTCCAACTGCATCCATATTTATGTCTTGCACTAAAGAGGTTACTTAGCTGTACGGTATTTCCAAACATGGACAGAGCAAAACCTTGGCCAatacaatgtaaaattttgtagaagtcgacTGTTCGATTTAGGCTaatcaattttggcaaatatgaAAAGTGCATTTTTATTAAGACATTCTAAGAATtctgaaattattttcaaacacacacaaatgactcgcttattaaaattttcttagcttTTCGTATGACTGACTAAGCGTTAGTTTAATactttgtattttgtttttgtaatttttatattacattCTCCCCTATACTACAGTCTTGTGTAGGCTGGACTCATGTGCGTAAAACGTGAGGATCTCCATTTCTTGCCGCGCTGATATTTTTCTCTTTGCTATGATGCTGATAACAATGATCATGTCTGTCCGACGAATCTCCGTCCATTCGTCTCTGCTGATTTTCAttggttctttttttttgtttctgtaaaattCAAACTGAGTTCCCTagcaaaaaaagagtaagattcAGTATGTCTTTGTCTTAAGTGTGAGCAATTTTGACTGTGAGAGACGTCggttaatttggaaaattaaaaattgtgaacTATTAGCAGTTGCAGCGTAGAATCCCCAATCTAATGatgacgaaatttttaaattctgtTTTGCTAATTACACTAATCTCATTGTTTGTTCTAT encodes:
- the cutlet gene encoding chromosome transmission fidelity protein 18 homolog → MDQYPDENEEFELQYQDELEMMNEFEEQNLMPVISNKTLVNPKPALSQISLNSPQLSQISFGDETQLSSVTSGGGPVNRRLFGTPKHPPMRGASTPFTTKQKMAPIQEVVDLNEPDIEELDMRPSTANRALEELQRANNKRKRLERDLFGDIADIFGDETYEDPEAKKARTEEERDLDAIEKILETRRKLREQSKTVRPDSLARLEALHAFKMRNLSYTIPQWPFLPLWRSDQERVYVRFHSEEYETKAINEIKAAGSLESLLGDHREKIWEEANELVLKRLTNNKEATSQEHAPIIVEPVANSDSRLWVEKYKPRKYIDLLSDEMTNRSLLYWLKMWDKVVFGKEFKALQDNAAHSGEVNTFNKRTGKFESNGGWRSRKAKQFLNTNVDEMGRPVQKVALLCGPPGLGKTTLAHTIARHAGYNVREVNASDDRSPEAFKLALENGTQMSSVMNENKRPNCIILDEIDGAPRQSIEFLVKFVTDSVPLKAKGKSGGKAAHNVLKRPIICICNDVYDPALRPLRQIAFVVTFPPIDSARLAERLLQVAQKEKMKSDFGSLIALAEKSGNDVRCCISSMQFFNAQKKGLCLQDVLNNNLGQKDRHQGLFEVWGSIFRIQRPKKQLTQMRGEDEAQVTMTDMSMSTRVRHVLDVVHSGGDYERLMQGVYENYLQQKMPDPDLNGVVEATQWFSFSDQIQRQIHQQQNYTVYPYLQYGFVIWHMLFASLAWPKINFPSKSFEFNQKQTTQKNIFQSLRKSFTCGAIGVGQGHAVLLETVPLLKRVLSPQLRSVAVQLLSQKEQNDLKHCVEIMADLGINYHQVKSADGPYIYRMEPDLDALAQFPGFQGVALSYFGRQLVAREVELECIHRSTPKALPGQTEKSQRAVKSLPPTKNANDTSPTNLPNHLQRLKPKRIEKTFNSKANEAVSKDFFGRIQRKTAAQSLAEETKSDPIVKSPIWYRYKEGYNNAVRKDIHMNELL